In Pristiophorus japonicus isolate sPriJap1 chromosome 2, sPriJap1.hap1, whole genome shotgun sequence, one genomic interval encodes:
- the atp5fa1 gene encoding ATP synthase subunit alpha, mitochondrial yields the protein MLSVRLATAFARSLPRQRAQVARHALPAAFVGTKNLHTSRTWLQKTGTAEVSSILEERILGADTSAELEETGRVLSIGDGIARVYGLRNVQAEEMVEFSSGLKGMSLNLEPDNVGVVVFGNDKLIKEGDIVKRTGAIVDVPVGEELLGRVVDALGNAIDGKGPLGAKIRRRVGLKAPGIIPRISVREPMQSGIKAVDSLVPIGRGQRELIIGDRQTGKTGIAMDTIINQKRFNEGTDEKKKLYCIYVAIGQKRSTVAQLVKKLTDADAMKYTIVVSATASDAAPLQYLAPYSGCSMGEYFRDNGKHALIIYDDLSKQAVAYRQMSLLLRRPPGREAYPGDVFYLHSRLLERAAKMNDNFGGGSLTALPVIETQAGDVSAYIPTNVISITDGQIFLETELFYKGIRPAINVGLSVSRVGSAAQTKAMKQVAGTMKLELAQFREVAAFAQFGSDLDAATQQLLNRGVRLTELLKQGQYVPMAIEEQVAVIFAGVRGHLDKIEPSKITKFEPAFLAHMKSEHQDILAAIRAEGQINPEVEGKLKKIVVDFLSTFEA from the exons ATGCTGTCGGTCCGCCTCGCAACCGCCTTCGCGCGATCTCTCCCCAGGCAGCGGGCTCAG GTGGCAAGACATGCCCTTCCTGCAGCCTTTGTAGGCACCAAGAATCTTCACACTTCAAGGACATGGCTTCAAAAGACTG GTACTGCAGAGGTTTCCTCAATTCTGGAAGAACGTATCTTAGGAGCTGACACCTCTGCTGAGCTGGAGGAGACTGGCCGAGTGCTGTCGATCGGAGATGGTATTGCTCGTGTGTATGGTCTGAGGAATGTGCAGGCTGAAGAAATGGTGGAATTCTCCTCTGGCCTGAAG GGAATGTCTCTGAACTTGGAACCTGACAATGTTGGCGTTGTCGTGTTTGGTAATGATAAGTTGATCAAGGAAGGTGACATTGTGAAGAGAACTGGTGCCATTGTGGATGTCCCTGTAGGAGAGGAGCTACTTGGCCGTGTTGTAGATGCTCTGGGTAATGCCATTGACGGAAAG GGTCCACTTGGAGCTAAGATCCGTAGACGTGTGGGACTGAAAGCCCCTGGTATTATCCCCAGGATCTCAGTGCGTGAGCCCATGCAGTCTGGCATTAAGGCTGTAGATAGTCTAGTGCCCATTGGCCGTGGACAGCGAGAGCTTATCAttggagacagacagactgg CAAAACTGGTATTGCCATGGACACCATCATCAATCAGAAGAGGTTCAATGAAGGCACTGATGAGAAGAAGAAGCTGTACTGTATCTATGTTGCTATTGGTCAGAAGAGGTCCACCGTGGCTCAGCTGGTCAAGAAACTGACAGACGCAG ATGCCATGAAATACACCATCGTGGTCTCTGCCACAGCTTCCGATGCTGCCCCGTTGCAGTACTTGGCCCCTTATTCTGGCTGCTCTATGGGAGAGTACTTCAGAGACAATGGCAAACATGCGCTAATCATCTACGATGACTTGTCGAAACAG GCTGTTGCGTACCGTCAGATGTCCCTGCTGCTGCGTCGCCCCCCAGGTCGGGAGGCCTACCCTGGTGATGTGTTCTACCTGCACTCTCGTCTGCTGGAGAGAGCAGCTAAGATGAATGATAACTTTGGTGGTGGCTCCCTTACTGCTCTTCCTGTCATTGAGACCCAGGCTGGTGATGTGTCTGCTTATATTCCAACCAATGTCATCTCCATCACTGATGGTCAG ATCTTCTTGGAAACTGAACTGTTCTACAAGGGAATCCGCCCTGCCATCAATGTGGGTTTGTCTGTGTCCCGTGTAGGATCTGCTGCCCAGACTAAAGCCATGAAACAG GTGGCCGGTACCATGAAGCTGGAACTGGCCCAGTTCCGTGAGGTGGCAGCTTTTGCCCAGTTTGGCTCTGACTTGGATGCTGCCACGCAACAGCTGTTGAATCGTGGTGTTCGTTTGACTGAGCTGCTCAAACAAGGACAGTACG TTCCCATGGCTATCGAGGAGCAGGTAGCAGTTATTTTTGCCGGTGTCCGAGGTCACTTGGATAAAATAGAGCCTAGCAAGATCACAAAGTTCGAACCTGCTTTCTTAGCCCATATGAAGAGTGAGCACCAGGATATCTTGGCGGCAATCAG GGCTGAGGGGCAGATCAATCCTGAGGTGGAAGGCAAGCTGAAGAAGATCGTAGTGGACTTCTTGTCCACCTTCGAGGCGTAA